GCAAATCGATGAGACCTTCTGATAATGCGCCTGCACCTTCCAAGTTGTCTCCGGGACCCCTGAAAAGCAGCCGGGTTCACAGTCCTGCATCCCCACCCACACATTCATTCCGCAAGTATCATCAttcaagaagaagtgctagaacCCCTGCCCCTGCACCATCGTTTTTGTTTCCTCCACCAATGTCCTACCACCAaggtttgatattttactcatggcaaattaaaccaaaaaacaTGTTTTCTAACTTGTGAGACACTTATCTCTTTCTGTTTTTGTGCTATTTTAAAGGCCCCGCCACTGCCCCTCCTACTTCACCTTCTCCAATAGCACCTCCACAGAAGCGTACACGAAGGCGTCGTCAGTATCCTCCACCTACAAATCAAGGTAATCGAACTCTTAAGCAGTATCTGCATACGATATAATAGTAAATCTTAAGTTAAAAATACAAATCTTGATATAAATATCTTCAATGAACTATGTCGATTTTCAAGATTCTCTTCTGTATGTTATTAGTATCATAATTCTGAATTATTACAGTTTATTACTTTAATTGAATGTTGCTTTTGCTTTTGACGGTCCTATCGTACAGCCCCTGCCGTTTCTCCAGTTAAGCCTCCCTTCCCTTCCACAATCAGGCACCATTCACCTGAGGCTTCACCACTATCACCTGCTCGATCTGAGCCTTCGCCAAGTATGAAGTCAATATCTATTATGTCTTTGAGCTTTTTTTTTTCCCCTTCACAGGAGTGCTTATTTAAATGTTGTTTCATGACTTGCTTTTCTAATTGGATTTACTCAGGGCCTAGTCTGCCTCCTAAAAGCTCACCTTCAGGTTCTCTGTCAAGGAAGCCGAAGGCCCCATTGCCGCCACCAATTATTCAGGCATTACCACCTCCACCTCCTAATCAAGGTAGGTAAAATAATTCCATCTGACTGTAGTTATACTGTAATTGTTCTGTCTTATGATCTACAACATTCTTAAGTTTGATCGTGCTTGTAGATTGTACTGCACTTGCGTGCACAGAGCCATTGACGAATAGTCCTCCTGGGTCACCATGCGGTTGTGTGGCCCCAATGCAAGTGGGGTTACGTCTTGGTGTTGCATTGTACAATTTCTTCCCATTGGTTTCAGAGCTAGCCGAGGAAATTGCAACAGGGGTTTTCATGAAGCTAAGCCAAGTGCGTATCATGGGTGCAAATGCTGATGGCCAACAGCTAGATGAAACTGTCGTTCTCATTGATCTGGTTCCACTAGGAGAGAGGTTTGATAACACCACAGCATTTCTGACTTTCGAGAAGTTCTGGCGCAAGCAAGTTCCCATTAAGGCTACCTTGTTTGGTGACTATGAAGTATTATACGTTCGCTATCCTGGTATATATGCTAATCAatttatttgttttgcatcatAACTGAAATATCTCCATCTGCTTATATCCCATCTCTGTCTTTTTTGCTTCTCCAGGTCTTCCTCAACCACCACCTTCAGCACCATTTACAACACTAGATGATGGGTCTGTCCATGGAAGTCATGGAAGGGCTATACACCCTTTCGGGGTTGACGTGAGTAAGAAAAGGGGGCGAATTGGTGGGAGCTTGATAGCTATCATAATCTTATCTTCTTCCATAGCTATAGCCTTGTGCTTCATAATAGTTTGGCTTCTGATATTGAGATGTCGAAACCATACTAGGCAGATACCTGGAACAGCTCCTCCACTCTTAATGCCGTCCCTGTCAAAGCCATCTGGTATTGTTCTAGTCCTGTGCTAAATAGTGGTTTATTAGTAACGTTGTCGTTTCTATACTATATTGGATAAGGTTCTAAAATGAAATTATAGCAGGTACAGCTGGATCTATGGTATTTGGAAGTGGGCCCAGTTCTGCGTCGATGTCATTTGCCTCGAGCATCAATACATATGCAGGAGCCGCGAAGACTTACAGTGCAGGTGAAATAGAGAAAGCAACTAATAACTTTCATGATTCAAGAATACTCGGGGAAGGTGGATTTGGTCGTGTATATAGAGGTATTCTGGATGATAGGACTAACGTTGCAGTGAAGGTTCTTAAGAGAGATGATCAGCAAGGTGGAAGAGAATTTCTAGCAGAAGTTGAGATGCTTGGCCGTCTACATCACAGAAATTTGGTCAAGTTAATTGGTATATGCATAGAAGAGAAGGCACGATGCCTGGTCTACGAACTGATTGCAAATGGCAGTGTAGAATCCCACTTACATGGTAATAATTCGAATCCCCAATCATGAATATGCTCGAATCATGTTAATTCCGCACTCCTATTGGTGATCacatgttttctttttgattcGCGATAAAATGATTGGTCAATTTTATATTTACTCAGGACCAGATAAGGAAACAGCTCCACTTGACTGGGGTTCGCGTATTAAAATCGCACTTGGTGCTGCTCGGGGTCTAGCTTATTTGCACGAAGACTCAAGCCCCCATGTAATTCATCGGGATTTCAAGTCCAGCAACATCTTGCTAGAAAATGACTTTACTCCAAAAGTGTCAGACTTTGGTTTAGCTAGAACAGCTTTAGAGGAGGGAGACCAGCATATTACAACACGGGTTATGGGAACATTCGGGtatgcattttttttcttcaatttctgaATCCTTCAGCCTATAAAGTTGAACAAAAGATCATTATCCTTAATAAGTCTTCCTTTGCAGTTATGTAGCTCCAGAATATGCGATGACCGGGCATCTTCTCGTCAAGAGTGACGTCTACAGCTATGGTGTAGTTCTACTCGAGCTGCTAACAGGAAGAAAACCTGTAGACATGTCACAGCCACAAGGTCAAGAGAATTTAGTGTCTTGGGCTCGTCCATTCCTCACAAGTAAAGAAGGTTTAGAGATGATCATCGACCCATCATTAGGGTCAAACGCTCCATTTGATAGTGTAGGAAAGGTAGCAGCAATAGCTTCAATGTGTGTTCAACCCGAAGTCACACACAGACCATTTATGGGTGAAGTAGTTCAAGCGCTAAAGTTAGTCTGCAACGAGTGCGACGAATCAAAAGCAGGAGGTTCAGAAAGTTGTGGCCAAGAGGATGCATCAGTTGCAGATATGGAAACCAGAACAAGTAGTGATTCATCCCAATTACCAGACTCTTCTTCGCGCGCACGTTATTCACTGCCCGATTACAGCCCCAGTCCTGACGCTCATAGTGGGTTATCTTTATCTGCTTCTGACGTATTTAGCTCTGCAAGAGTTGGAAGACGGGAATCAGGATCTTTTAGGAGGTATTCTAGTTCTGGACCTTTGAGAACAGGGAGGAGTAGACAATTCTGGGAGAGAGTTCGAGGACTCTCTCGCGGCACAGTTAGCGAGCACGGAGTTGCATTCAGGTTATAAACAGAGTTAGAATCAGGTTAGAAAACAGTACACTCCTACGATCCTCTGAAGCTTTCTCTGCAATGCTGTATATCAGAAGAACAGCCAGACTCAGGTACTCGCACCTTGCAAATTATGACCCACTTGGATCAAAACGAATGAGCCTCAAAGGATTCAAAGCAAAGAAAGAAATATGTTTGATTACTGAGTAAAGCGAAGAGACAGGACAAGCTATGGCTCAATTTTGCAAGTTGCAGCACTGGATAACGGAAGACCCGTATAAACAGTGAGTTAGATACTTAAAGTGGGTGGAAAATAAATATCAAATGCCCCTTTTTACCATGGGAAAAGATTTGATTCATCACCCCAAGTAGTGAAAAGCAATGTAACTAATAGATGTCAAGTCGTAATGATGAACAATTTTCCAGTGTAAATTATATATAATCATACTGAAGAAACCCAACCTCTTGGTTTCTTCACATTTCTTATAGGATAAAACTGCAAGTATTAGTACAGTTTTTGCCCATGTTTCTCCTAATGCTCATTAAAAGGAAAGAAAGAAATCATGACGGCATTTGCTTGCTTGTAGCGATGTGATGTTTTTTAACCATTTAATATGACCGTGAATATGGATCGAACTAACAGCACGTATGTTTTTTGGTGACTCGACATCTGGATCTGACTTTGACCGAGTTAGATTTGACTCGTGATCTGAGTCAGATCTAATTTTTGAATTTTGCTGACTCGACATCTGGATCTGACTTTGACCGAGTTAGATCTGACTCGTGATCTGAGTCAGATCTAATTTTTGAATCAGACCTGTTTCAGTCGCATAATAAATTATCCTTGATTCACGGGACCAAATCACTGACTCATATTTTtgactcaaaaaacaaacatattgagttagATCCAGATGAGCCAAGCAATTTTAATCCAGACGAGTCAGATCCGAACGAGTCAATTGAGTCAGTAAAAACTAAAGAGGGTGTAAGCCGAGCCAAGTTGAGACAACACAAGCAAAGTTGAGCCGAGCTAAGCCAAGCTTGTCAATTCAACTTTCTTTTTAAGCTCGTGGCTTAATCAGAGCGAAGACTAGACTGCCTGAAAGAGTGAGAGACAGCTATAGAAAGGGGGAAACTTAGATTCACAATTTCGTAGCCCACTGCTCTAAATTGAAAAACGTAATTGAGATGGTAAGATTGATTTAAACAGAAAACCCATTTTAGAATTCCATAAAAGTTTTGATCTTTTTTCACATCttaattttttgatattttttttttttttgttgttgttgaaggcGCAATCAGGGAAACCCATTACAAGTCCAGTTCCAGAAGCTTGGTATCCAACCTTAGCTTTTTTCATGCTGACCATTGGACTTCTGCTCAGTGCTGCTTTCTTCATGTAAGTGATTCATCAACAGTTTCTTAGGGGCAAAGCCCCTTTTTGATTTAGATTATGTTAGATCCCCCCAAAGATTCAGGTATGGTAGAGCTTTTATCATTCATACAGAATAGCCTGTTTGGTTCGGGTAATCGAATTCCATAAAATTGTATCAGGGTATAAGATAATTTGTTTTTGATGGAGCATACCTGTTTGATTAAAGTAATTCAATTTTGCTGAAATTAAAATTTAAGGTGATTGGTTGATTTCGTATTCAGTGATATCAATTACATTGGTTGGATTATCTGAACTGATCATGCTACTAGTGTAATCTTTACGAAATTACCTAAGGAAATACTAGTCAATTTCCTCTTAACATTCGTCCGATCGGATACTTTTTGCTTGCATTGCTAAATTCAAGGTATTTGGAAAACCCCTTTTTGGGGAGCATTAGTTCGAGTGTTTTTGATCCTATCTGAGCCTGTTGCTTGTGATTGCCTTGACATTGTTCTAGAAAGGGAGTTAAGTTCTGTATGTGAGAGCTCAGATACTTAAGTTTGCTTTGTACTAGGTAAACTCTGGGGTTTGGGTATCTCTGATTATATCTGTTAATTTTGTTTATAATCACCCTCTCACGTTTCTTAAAAGAAGGTTAAGTTCTGTATTTCACTGTTTAGACATTAGTTCTGAATTGTATTGGTTGTATTTATGGGGTTTTACAGGTCAGTTAGCTGACCCCATAGCAATGGTTTTCAAAAATGATTCATTGTGGAGTTTAGCTGAAGCCGCTAAGAATCCTGTGGTATTTGGTGGTCCAATATATTCTTCATTAGCCGATTCACTCACTTAGGAGTGATTGGAGTCGTAGAGTCTGAATGCTTTTTGATTGAAACTAGCCATTGTTAATAAGCCAATTCGCTCACTTAGGTGATTGGAGTTATAGGGTTTGAATGCTTTTTGTTTGAAAGTAGCCCAACTTTGAGACAAGTTTGTCACCTCAACGCAGAACATCATACTTAAGATGTAGGATGGTGCACTCGTTTGCATAAGGCTTTTCATTATCCAGACTTCTAATACCTTCATACCTTTTAAACTGCCACTTGAGAAGTCTTAGACACGAGAAACACAAACTATTCTCGGTTACTAGCCACACATAGTTTGTGGTGTTTCATAGTTTTTCATGGACACTTGTCTGCTAACTTACTGGTATACCTTAACATCTACTGGTTGCTTGTGGTTTTCATGAGAAAAATTAAAAGTTCCATATTTCAGAGTACACAGACTTAGTTATAAGCGGGGGTCTTACAGGTCAATTAGCTGACCATCTCTCAATGGTTTTGTTAAAATGTGGTAGtccattgtattggctattagcTGATTCATTCACTTAGGGTTGTTGGTTTAAGTAATTGAATTTCGTAGAATTATGATATAAGGTGGTTGGTTTATGTCCATGGAGCACACCTGTTTGGTTTGAGTAGTTGAATTCCACTAAAATTGTAATATATGGTGGAAACGAGGCAATTACTAGGAGTTGGATTCGATTATCTGAACTGAGCATGCTACTTGTGTAATCTATACTAAAGTACCTAAAGAAATACTAGTCAATTTCTTCGTAACATTTTTGTGTCGAGTAGTTTTTGCCTGCACTGCTGAATATTATTAAGGTACTTGGAAACCTTTTTTGGGAGCATTAGTTTGGGTCTTTTGATCTTATCTGTTCATGTTGCTTGTGATCGCCCTGTCTAAGTCTTTGTTTTAGGAAGCGAGTTAAGTTCTGTATCAGATACTTATTAGGTGTCTAAACTAGTATGATTTTCTTTGTGTTAAGTTTTGGCTTGTATTAGGTGTATTCTGGGGTTTGTGTATCTGTTAATTTTGTGTGTGATAAGCCTGTCAGCCTTCTAAGAAGGCGGTTAAGTTCTGTATTTCATTGTTTAGACACTTAGTTTAATACAAAAATAGTTTGTTTGGTTCAAGTAATCGAATTCCATAAAATTGTAATACGGTATAAGGTAATTGGTTTATTTCGATGGAGCATAGCTGTTTGGTttaagtaattgaaattgaattcTGCTAAAAGTGAAATTTAAGGTGATCACTTGATCGGTTGGATTATACCATTCTGTGAGTCAATTACTAGGAGCTGGATTCGACTATCTGAACTGATCATGCTACCAGTGTAATCTTTACTAAATTACCTAAGGAAATACTAATAAATTTCCTCTCAACATTTTGGTGCCGAATAATCTTAGCTAAATTGCAGGTATTTGGAAACCATTTTTTGGTAGCATTAGTTTGGCTGTTTCCAATGTTATCTGTTCATGTTGCCGTGCAAATTTTCTAGGAAGCGGAGTTAATTTTTCTATGTGAGAGTTCAGACACTTCTTTTTACTTCGTATAAGGTGTAATCCGGGGTTCGTGTATTTTTGATTGTGTCTGTTGATTTTGTGTATGATTGCCCTGTCATTGTTCTAACTTCTAAGGAGGAGGTTAAGTTCTGTATTTCACTGTTTCGACACTTGGTTTGCTTGTTTGTATAATGGGGTTCTACAGGTCCCTTAGCTGACCACATAGCAATTGTTTCTCCAAATGATTCATCGTGGAGTTAAGTGAAGGGGACGATGAATCCTGTGGTAGATGTTGGTCTATTATAGTTTTCATAAGCCGATTCACTCACTTGGGAGTCATTCGGGCCCTAGAGTTTGAATGCTTTTTGATTGACACTAACCCAACCTCGAAAACAATTTGTCACCTTCACACAGAAAATCATATGTAAGATGTAGAATGGTGGAAACCTTCTCGTTTGCATAAGGCTTTTCATTACCCAGATTCCTAACGCCTTCTTACCCTTTAAACTGccatttgagaaatattagagaCGAGAATCACAATCTACTCTAGTTTACTAGTCATTACACGGCTTGTGGTGTTCCATAGTTCTTCATGGACACTTCTCTCCTAACTTACTGGTGTACCTTAACAACTACTGGTTGCTTGTGGTTTCGATGAGAAAATGTTAAGTTCCATATTTCAGAGTTCACATAACTAGTTATACTCGGGGGGGTCTTACAGGTCAATTATATTGGCCATTAGCTGATTCAGTCACTTAGGGGTGACATGAGCACAGTGTTTGAAAACTTTCTGACAGCTAAAAACCGGAAGAATATGTAAGATGTGAAATGGTGCCGATCCCTCTTTTATGTGTAAAGTTTTTCAGTACCGAACATCTAATACCTGCTTACCTGTCACACACAGTTTGTGGTGATTTAATAGTTTGATAGTCCTTCACGCACCTATTTTTTAAGTGCTTGATGTACCTTATTTTTTAGGCTACTTCGGTGGCTTGTGGTTTATGACCAAATGTTGCAAATTCTTTTTCAATTTCCATTCAAGAGTTTTTATGTGTTTCCACACCACGTTTTTTGCAGCTACGAAGCTACATCTTCCAAGAAAAACAAAAGCATAACAAAAGAGCTTATTACTGGAGCAGTCACTTCTATTTTCTTGGTAAGTATGGTGTCCTTATATTGTTTGTGTTTCACCTTGATGTTTTCATATAAACTCGACATCCCGGAAGAAATCCTCTAGTGATGATATTATTGATGTTCTTTGCTTTGTCTTTCCTTCTGTTTTCAGGGTTTCGGATCTTTGTTCTTGCTTCTTGCCACTGGTGTTTATGTATGAGACACAGTAGACAGGCGAAAAATTCTGGCGAACCCTAAAAAAGTGACGCAATATTAACATGGAAAGGTAGTGTAGCTTTTTCACAAATGGAATCAAAATCTCTAGTACTGGATTATGCAATAAGAAGTGATTATGAGATATTATATCAGATATATCTGTAATCTTGTATTTGACTAGTTTGGCCTGTGAGAAGCACTTTGTAGCTTGATATCTTTTTGCACTGTGTTTTGTTGTTCAGAGAGTTAAGTAAATTTTGGTACCAATTGTGTTTAACATTTGCAAATCTCGAAACTAAATGACTTACATATATATGCAAAAACATTGAACTTGAGCTGAGGCCTAGAATGGATACTAACTACACCCAGGGTGCCCTCATGGGTGCCCTATAAGACTTGGAACATGACATATCTAgatcaatttattttttttattttatttttttccttttttttgttcatttaatTCAATCAACACTACACCAAATACTATTtctcaaaatttaaaaaaatcagACTCCATGATAGATTCTAAATCAGATGAAAGTTCTTCACCAGAAATCGTCCACGACTCCTTTTGTTGCTGCACAGCTTCAACCTCTGAATTGGTCATTAATATGTCATTAGTACACTCTTGATTACGATCCCAAGCAGCAGCGTTATCCCCTCCAATAGCTCTGGAATCAAAATCCAAGCTGTTTTCTTCTTGTTGGTTATCAGTAATTCCTGGTGGTGCTACTGTCTTATGTTGGTAAACTGAAGGTAACAGATGCTTGTTGTACAAAGAATCATCATACGAGtggaatttctgctgaggttgtaGCACGGCATCTTGGAGGaaccatgaaaaagaaaaaactggAAAGCCTGCAGCATCTAGTTCTTTTGAGGATGTAGATGGTTGATGCTGCAGATGATTATATTCCGCAGCTGCTGGTAGTACTGGTACTACATTACCAGATGAAATACTTGAACCCTGCAAGTGCTGGAAACCCGCTGCGCCGGAATGATAATTGGTATTAACATAATATTGACCAATTGGTAGTTGATATTGACTATAACTAACTTCAGCAGCTGGTACTTCTGGTACTGCATCATGAACTCCAAAATCAGCTGCAACATGATTATTACATGACGACGTCGATGATGAGCATTCTTTCTTGCTTCGTTTCCGTCTGATCTTAGCAATCGCATAATCTAACATTTCTTCACCTTTTAGGATTGAGTACTCGTACATGTTCCAAGTAACGGTATTTCCATCGGACGTTATTGTTGTCATCTTCTTTTTTTGACTTTTACTTTTTTGACCTTTAGGTTTCGCAGCATTATCAGTGTACGTAAAATAACTCTTTTTTACTGTATATGATTGGTCTGTATAGATTACTTCACCTGTAACACCAAATACCCAAATTtgggaaaattgggaaactgccccaatttggactgcaatcttggaaaactgccccaacgttaaaaaaagttggaaaactgcCCACTGTTAGAAATCTCAGTTAACTCCGCGTGTGCGAGTTCTCACTTgccaaaaaagacaaaaataccccGAATTTCGAGTTCAATCGAGATAAAAGTGTAGTGCCATTcagttttccaactttttttgtCTTAGCGGTTCggggtatttttgtcttttttggcACGTGAGAACTCGCACTCGCGGAGTTAACTGAGATTTCTAACAATGGGgcagttttccaactttttttaacgttggggcagttttccaagattgcagtccaaattggggcagtttcccaattttcccaAATTTTAATTAGTACCGAGAACTGTAAACAAACCCGAGATTTCAAAAAGATAGGCTTATTTTGTTTTTGTACGGAAAACTCAACAGAACACTGTCTATATTGCAATTTTGCATGCATGTCAAAAAACACAAAGAGTATTGCGAGAAACAATCAAATACCAAGAATGATGCAACTTTGCATGCATGTTCAAAAGTTATTACCAACAATATCTACGGAGAAATTTTTTTTACCACCAAGAATCAAAATTTCTTATCCCAACGGAAGTTATGATGTATTACCTTTATCCCCTGTCCACGTTCCGCGTCCGGCAGATCTACTTATCCGTGTACTGTTCTCCCACTTTTTCGTCAACTTACTAAAGAAATACAAACGAGTCATCGAAATTTTCATCATAAGACGCAAATTGTTTATACCATTGTTTACCTTGTCCAAAAGTAAACTCCAAGTCCGGTGATTCTTTCCCATAAATTACCCCAGTCTCAAAAATATGTTCACTTGGAAGAGGTTTGCCTTCGACCTTTGGAATCAAATAGTGTTGAATGAGCACTTCATCGGTTGGCTTGAAACGATAACCAGTTGGTGCTTGTAATTCATTCATatttctttctcttttggtgATTAAGaagttagaattaatcaagaacaaacaaacaaacaaaaaaaactcaCGTACTAATCTCGCTAGCTCTCTAAATCTTGATACTTCCTTATgcggaattaatcacatctattgtGCTTCTGAGgttcgtatatatatatatatagccatAAACCCTAGCAATTATGTATTCCTTCTAGGATACCAATTCATTTCCTCCTAggatactagttaactaacctttaGGTGACCAAATTTTGGTATAACTCCACCAATATTATCGTTTAGACATAAAATCCAGTTGAAATAATAatgacacaaaaaccccatttccaTTTATAATGtttaaatttaatatttattaattttctAAATACCATTCACACCCTCCTATTCATTTTGGTATAACGCAGTCATGGCATCGAAATTTTCATCATAAGTGACAGGGTTGTCTCCGTTGGCCTACCTTATAATGCAAGGTTGTTGCATAAATAGGTAACTACGGAATCACATAGCGGCAGAAGACTATTACCGTTGTGACAGTCCTCTGACAAATGAACTGATGAAACAGAAAAATGCCATGAGTACATTTCCTGATCTACACTCAATTATCAATTCAAGTAAAATGTCACATCGGTTAATTTTCTCATCCATTTTTTTACAcaacaggaaatcctacaaccacatccgtTCAAGACTGGATAGCACTctaaaaaatcaaggtgaaaatcaTTTGTTTATTCATTAAAATCTTAAGATTGAGTACAAAATAATACaaagactttacttgctctccaaacaaactttctctctcctaatttcttgtctaacacacactcTAGATGTCCCCTCATTACACAGTTtccttctctttatataggataatacatagtggatgacagctaatagatcccctattttcggaaccATTGTGCGTTAtaatcgctcatgtacattcgTTCAACTTCACACACTTTACACTTCGcaaagatcatcacactttactagtgactatgctgacatcattaaataTGTCATCCTAATTTTACTATGTGCGATGGTCTTCGCTTAAATTAGatgacctttacttcgcatacataatgaaaacataaaaaatgtTACTTGCTATCAATATGTACCAACTAatagaggcaagaatgggaatgcaaacatAAAAAGAATGTTATTTGCCCCATTTGATATTCTCATGCACATGCGAGAAAGATTGGAACTCTGCTATTTGCGAATACAAATGTAAATCAAAGGGAACTTATGCTAAAGGAGGGAAAATTAACACTTAAAACACTACAAAAATCATCATTTTTAGCCACGCCAAAGATGCGTGACAATTGATTAAAACTCCGTGGCAAAAGATAATGTGCCACGGCTTACATGGCGTAACAAATTTTCCAGTGGCTAATTGTATTAGCCACGAACTCAGCCACGATTTACCTGTGTGGCTACTGACACATAATCATTTGCTACGGCCACTCGGCGTCACTATTTAGCACACATGTGTTGTGGCTAAAAATCAATAATTTTGTAGTGAAAGGTGTACATTGACGAAGAAATTCCAAAAGACATGAAGATATACAAAAGGCAGAAAAAGAATTTACAGCAACcgaaaaataataaatttttgccTAAATTATCTTCATCACTTCGCTCGGCCTCAGAATCACTTACTTCTTCTTCATACtcttcatattcatcttcactatcAATAATATCAGGAACAACTTCGTTGGGAGGAACGTCTGCGAATGTATACTTTGAGAGAGGAATGTCATCATCAACACAGACTTTCTTAACTACTGCATCACGAGCACGGATGGCATCCTTGCTATTATTTGAAACAGTGAGGATATAATTCTTTTTTAACTGCTGGTACTTGGAGTTGTGAGCAGATAACTCCATTGATAACTTTTCGACGTCCTCAAGACGTTTCTTCTCTTCAGCAACTAGTTGTGTCTTTAATACTTCAATTTTCTCCAGAtagttcttttctttctctgcGAAATATAAACAAACATGTTAGAGTTAAAAAAGATATCATCCTCAAGAAATgacaagtatgaaagagaaaaaaatgacCTTCGTGAAtggaaataatgtctttaaccaGGATGTTCAGATTGAAGGCTCACGTTTATGGCTAAACCCTCcctagcatcattcagaactctagcagcccAACTAAATTCAGCCTTACTTTCTATGAGAAGTCGAGAACGGATTAAATTTCTTTCCTCAATAAGTGCATTCTTTTCGCTCAAAGCTAAATCACGTTCATCTTGAACTTTAAAGACAGtttcttggaatttttctagtgTTTTCGCacccttgagagcaacctcatctTTTTCACTAATGAGTTTGTTCTTCTTTACTTCCAAAACTTGAATTATCTTCTTATTTTCATGAAGCCGACGTTTGAAGTTATTAAATGTAGTTAATAGGGGTTTGTGATCCATTCTAAGAGCAGTATACTTCAGTCTTAATTCCTCCAGATTAAGATTCTCAAATCCTTTGGTAGgataattgt
Above is a genomic segment from Papaver somniferum cultivar HN1 chromosome 10, ASM357369v1, whole genome shotgun sequence containing:
- the LOC113318798 gene encoding proline-rich protein 36-like isoform X2; the encoded protein is MGIIKVGFLLFMIIFQAHESTGYRISRSLDISSIHPPGEENSPNIAYRKKFSILSSLTSPTGSAVPLAVASQPRASAPISQPFEGFLPSTAPSPPSVVPSLNSPPLPQVIQGVEPSMAPSNPIVVPSAESKPAPEPLQGLVPSVPPIPPDVSTDYIAPTKQFVQGVVPSTPPSGPVVVPPDKSEPVPRPLQGIVPSSPPIPPDASTDYIAPIKQFFQEVVPSTPPNAPVVVPPDKSEPVPRPLQGIVPSSSPISPVDVPPHNSAPSPVSVEGDVLSTPPSPQVIVPSNKSELAPQSLQELVPATSPRPPVFVPSEKSGPISEVVQGIVPSMPPEPPTFLPSNKSSPLPQVVPGIVPSLSPNSPVAVASNKSAPMPLVVPDVPSVPPVPPISVPSDKSAPPPQLVTEIVPSMPPNPPATVPSNTSAPMPRVAPIIVRSMPPVPPISVPSNKSAPPPQVVPGIVPSMPPILPITVPSNKSARSPRVAPVIVPSVPPTPTISVPSGTSPPLPQVVPGVVPSMAPSSPITIPTNKSAQPPQVVHGIVPSISPSRSIVVPSHKVAPKQQVPKGIVPSMPPSVPSHGIPPGSGIPTKIPLAPAPVGSPPTIIPRKPPAMHPTMPRVAPPVAPPVESPPGEHTRNPPAAHPTLPKISPSSVSEPAASPLSTPPSSIRNKTRVSPVASPPLANHSPPAKASPPRKSMRPSDNAPAPSKLSPGPLKSSRVHSPASPPTHSFRKYHHSRRSARTPAPAPSFLFPPPMSYHQGPATAPPTSPSPIAPPQKRTRRRRQYPPPTNQAPAVSPVKPPFPSTIRHHSPEASPLSPARSEPSPRPSLPPKSSPSGSLSRKPKAPLPPPIIQALPPPPPNQDCTALACTEPLTNSPPGSPCGCVAPMQVGLRLGVALYNFFPLVSELAEEIATGVFMKLSQVRIMGANADGQQLDETVVLIDLVPLGERFDNTTAFLTFEKFWRKQVPIKATLFGDYEVLYVRYPGLPQPPPSAPFTTLDDGSVHGSHGRAIHPFGVDVSKKRGRIGGSLIAIIILSSSIAIALCFIIVWLLILRCRNHTRQIPGTAPPLLMPSLSKPSGTAGSMVFGSGPSSASMSFASSINTYAGAAKTYSAGEIEKATNNFHDSRILGEGGFGRVYRGILDDRTNVAVKVLKRDDQQGGREFLAEVEMLGRLHHRNLVKLIGICIEEKARCLVYELIANGSVESHLHGPDKETAPLDWGSRIKIALGAARGLAYLHEDSSPHVIHRDFKSSNILLENDFTPKVSDFGLARTALEEGDQHITTRVMGTFGYVAPEYAMTGHLLVKSDVYSYGVVLLELLTGRKPVDMSQPQGQENLVSWARPFLTSKEGLEMIIDPSLGSNAPFDSVGKVAAIASMCVQPEVTHRPFMGEVVQALKLVCNECDESKAGGSESCGQEDASVADMETRTSSDSSQLPDSSSRARYSLPDYSPSPDAHSGLSLSASDVFSSARVGRRESGSFRRYSSSGPLRTGRSRQFWERVRGLSRGTVSEHGVAFRL